The following are from one region of the Thermofilum sp. genome:
- a CDS encoding ABC transporter ATP-binding protein: MEPVIRVENLTYAYPTSRDFVLRNVSFEVHRGEVLAVIGPNGAGKSTLLKALNGLVPHFYGGKYGGRVVVAGYEVLKTPISVLSTKVGFVFQDPEDQMSGLALTVWEEVAFGLMMLGFPREEIPKRVEEALSYVGLKGLEARSPFELSGGQMQRLAIATVLALKPEILVLDEPTAQLDPLGKFEVLSVVKRLADEGATIVIAEHEIEEIAYFADKILLLDRGQVVAYGPAREVLASVEELKSRGVDPPSVTELAYLLSRDLGVKVPAPITLEEGVESFSKLLGGAGGA, encoded by the coding sequence TTGGAGCCGGTAATCAGGGTTGAGAACCTCACGTACGCGTACCCGACGAGCAGGGACTTCGTCCTCAGGAACGTTTCCTTCGAGGTCCACAGGGGAGAAGTGCTCGCCGTCATCGGGCCTAACGGCGCGGGTAAGTCGACGCTGCTCAAAGCGCTGAACGGGCTAGTCCCCCACTTCTACGGAGGGAAGTACGGCGGGAGGGTTGTGGTCGCGGGCTACGAGGTGCTGAAGACTCCTATCTCAGTGCTATCGACGAAGGTGGGGTTCGTGTTCCAGGACCCTGAGGACCAGATGTCTGGTCTAGCTCTCACAGTGTGGGAGGAAGTGGCCTTCGGGCTGATGATGCTGGGCTTCCCCAGGGAGGAGATCCCGAAGCGGGTGGAGGAAGCTCTAAGCTACGTCGGCTTGAAGGGGCTGGAGGCCAGGTCGCCTTTCGAGCTTTCGGGAGGGCAGATGCAGCGGCTCGCCATCGCGACGGTGCTGGCGCTGAAGCCTGAGATCCTAGTCCTCGACGAGCCTACAGCTCAGCTCGACCCCCTGGGGAAGTTCGAGGTGCTCAGCGTTGTTAAGAGGCTGGCCGATGAGGGGGCTACGATCGTCATCGCAGAGCACGAGATCGAGGAGATAGCTTACTTCGCCGACAAGATCCTCCTCCTCGACAGGGGGCAGGTGGTTGCTTACGGCCCAGCCCGCGAGGTTCTGGCCAGCGTGGAAGAGCTTAAGAGCAGGGGGGTTGACCCGCCCTCCGTCACCGAGCTAGCGTACCTGCTGAGCAGAGATCTAGGCGTCAAGGTCCCTGCGCCGATCACGCTGGAGGAAGGAGTGGAAAGTTTCTCGAAACTGCTGGGTGGTGCAGGTGGAGCGTGA
- a CDS encoding nucleoside hydrolase has protein sequence MKRIIIDTDPGVDDALAILAALNHPEVELLGVVSEPGNVPSDVGARNVIRLFDAVGAPRHLYSRVYRGAVKPLVRSLQTAEWVHGSDGLGDAGFPPPSSEPRTGGVRFLIEVLESSSRGEVSILCLGPLTNIALAVASEPDIAGKVKEVVSMGGWFGLTDFSSGNVTPVSEFNIYNDPEAAKIVYEAFSGKLKAVGLDVTTHPDVALTTREWELLRSSSSRTAQVAARVIEKTLKLFGGRMSPHDPLALLALLKPDLFTFRRYPVVVSLCEGVTRGQTVPERREWLASLGNVPEAHPYVPHPVIEVAADVKAREALSYMLSLLTQR, from the coding sequence GTGAAGCGGATCATCATCGACACAGACCCCGGTGTCGACGACGCGCTCGCTATTCTCGCAGCGCTCAACCACCCTGAGGTCGAGCTCCTGGGAGTTGTCTCGGAGCCCGGCAACGTCCCCTCGGACGTCGGAGCGAGAAACGTTATCAGGCTCTTTGATGCTGTCGGGGCTCCGCGCCACCTCTACAGCAGGGTTTACAGGGGGGCTGTGAAACCACTCGTGAGAAGCCTGCAGACTGCTGAGTGGGTGCACGGGTCGGATGGGCTGGGGGATGCTGGCTTCCCACCGCCCTCCTCCGAGCCGAGGACGGGGGGAGTACGCTTCCTGATAGAAGTCCTCGAGTCGTCCTCCCGGGGGGAGGTGTCCATCCTGTGCCTAGGTCCTCTAACGAACATCGCCCTGGCGGTAGCCTCGGAGCCCGACATCGCCGGCAAAGTAAAGGAGGTGGTTAGCATGGGAGGGTGGTTCGGGCTCACGGACTTTTCCAGCGGGAACGTTACGCCGGTCTCGGAGTTCAACATCTACAACGACCCCGAGGCGGCTAAGATCGTGTACGAGGCCTTCAGCGGGAAGCTGAAGGCGGTCGGCCTAGACGTCACGACCCACCCTGACGTTGCGCTCACCACGCGGGAGTGGGAGCTCCTCAGGAGCAGCAGCTCGAGGACCGCCCAGGTGGCCGCGCGAGTTATCGAGAAGACGCTGAAGCTCTTCGGCGGTAGAATGTCCCCCCACGACCCCCTCGCCCTGCTCGCCCTGCTTAAGCCCGACCTCTTCACGTTCAGGAGGTACCCGGTGGTAGTCTCGCTGTGCGAGGGTGTAACGCGGGGGCAGACCGTCCCCGAAAGGCGGGAGTGGCTTGCCTCGCTTGGAAACGTTCCGGAGGCTCACCCGTACGTGCCGCACCCGGTCATTGAAGTAGCAGCTGACGTCAAAGCTCGGGAAGCTCTATCCTACATGCTAAGCCTGCTGACGCAGCGGTGA
- a CDS encoding oligosaccharide flippase family protein, which produces MTSDLAAAAREGGLRAVSLLGGQAVSYLIAGIGSIIIARLLGPEGYGLYSLALAVPTLVALFTDFGVSQALVRLTARERGSPDLPGKVASALLFALFTALAAASAGVLAAPLLSEIVVRRSAVAFAAAVGMAYVALNSVALASYSTLLGLGDARGLALAPVARETVKTLAAPALILLGLGYLGAVVGHVAGYAAFAAFTVARVVKQLGVAKPAEPAQVRLLLSYGLPLYAGTVVSTLISTYQLSVLAWLVSDVEIGNFRAASNFAALLSVLSAPIASALFPMFSMIDGPETAAAFRYSVRYTALVLVPAGVFTALAAPDLVRTVYGREYALAPLYLSLQALAYLYAGLGSAVLGSYFQGLGKPEVNFRAALVSSAVILVLTPPLAAAFRVAGAVAATLAAALASLLYLLREAGKLGAKLDLNYSRRVYLASLLAGLAQAPLLLLELHPLPRLALSAAVFLAAYLACCVLVRCLTLEDVERLKSILAVPLLKPLVDSAARLAARFIASLERSGSG; this is translated from the coding sequence ATGACCAGCGACCTAGCCGCTGCAGCACGAGAAGGTGGCTTGCGCGCAGTCTCCCTCCTCGGCGGCCAAGCGGTCTCCTACCTCATCGCGGGGATCGGCTCGATCATCATCGCAAGGCTCCTAGGCCCCGAGGGCTACGGCCTGTACAGCCTCGCGCTCGCAGTGCCGACGCTGGTAGCGCTGTTCACCGACTTCGGAGTCTCCCAAGCGCTAGTGCGCTTAACTGCTCGAGAGCGCGGGAGCCCGGATCTCCCCGGCAAGGTTGCCTCAGCTCTACTGTTCGCGCTGTTTACAGCGCTGGCTGCAGCCTCCGCAGGGGTCCTGGCGGCCCCGCTCCTCTCGGAGATCGTCGTGAGGAGGAGCGCGGTGGCTTTCGCCGCAGCTGTAGGAATGGCGTACGTTGCTCTCAACAGCGTAGCTTTGGCCAGCTACTCAACCCTGCTGGGTCTCGGAGACGCTCGAGGGCTCGCGCTAGCCCCAGTAGCGCGCGAGACTGTGAAGACTCTAGCAGCTCCAGCTCTCATACTTCTCGGCCTCGGCTACCTGGGAGCTGTGGTCGGCCACGTTGCAGGCTACGCGGCCTTCGCCGCCTTCACGGTAGCGAGAGTGGTGAAGCAGCTAGGTGTGGCTAAACCCGCTGAGCCTGCTCAAGTGAGGCTGCTGCTCTCCTACGGCTTACCGCTCTACGCGGGGACCGTTGTCTCCACGCTCATTAGCACGTACCAGCTGTCAGTTCTAGCGTGGCTCGTGAGCGATGTTGAGATCGGCAACTTCCGGGCGGCTTCGAACTTCGCCGCCCTGCTCAGCGTCCTCTCAGCCCCGATAGCGTCCGCGCTCTTCCCGATGTTCTCCATGATCGACGGGCCAGAGACCGCGGCAGCGTTCCGCTACTCTGTGAGGTACACAGCCCTAGTCCTGGTGCCAGCCGGCGTGTTCACCGCTCTCGCAGCACCAGACCTCGTCCGCACCGTCTACGGGCGGGAGTACGCTCTCGCCCCCCTCTACCTCTCGCTCCAAGCCCTAGCGTACCTCTACGCTGGGCTGGGCTCCGCGGTCCTCGGGAGCTACTTCCAGGGGTTGGGGAAGCCTGAAGTGAACTTCAGGGCGGCGCTAGTATCGTCTGCAGTGATCCTAGTGCTCACACCTCCTCTAGCGGCAGCCTTCCGCGTTGCGGGAGCGGTCGCAGCTACCCTCGCTGCAGCTCTAGCATCGCTGCTGTACCTCCTCAGGGAGGCTGGGAAGCTTGGCGCGAAGCTCGACTTGAACTACTCGCGGCGAGTGTACCTCGCCTCCCTCCTGGCGGGGCTGGCTCAGGCTCCTCTGCTGCTCCTCGAGCTGCACCCGCTGCCGAGGCTAGCTCTCTCGGCCGCAGTCTTCCTCGCAGCGTACCTCGCCTGCTGCGTACTAGTCAGGTGCTTAACGCTGGAGGACGTTGAGAGGCTGAAGAGCATCCTCGCCGTACCGCTCCTCAAGCCTCTCGTGGATAGCGCGGCGAGGCTAGCAGCGCGGTTCATCGCTTCCCTCGAGAGAAGCGGGAGCGGCTGA
- a CDS encoding energy-coupling factor transporter transmembrane component T, whose protein sequence is MPIGASLLKKTAVEADTFVQRLDGRVKFLYFIWASVLVYVFYDPVLNLVLLAATLLLAAHAKAAKPILITLLVIIAPWILFAVPILSLPLGFPWNKTVIGYIELFGRKYPVYLEGFGWGLTWPLRIAVAIASALLFFLTTNQAKLAATLFKLKFPFKVIYAVIATLQFIPLLAAEAETIIQAQTARGLRTEASVLQRIRNYLAVIIPLTLSSLNKVQVRAIALESRGFSAPVRKTLIYEARLSAADYLFLGGMLLATLLLAWVYVNIGYSPISKLPWVWAG, encoded by the coding sequence TTGCCTATCGGTGCTTCTCTTCTCAAGAAGACGGCTGTGGAAGCCGACACGTTCGTGCAGAGGCTTGACGGTAGGGTCAAGTTCCTCTACTTCATTTGGGCTTCGGTTCTCGTCTACGTGTTCTACGACCCGGTGCTCAACCTCGTGCTCCTAGCTGCAACACTTCTGCTCGCGGCTCACGCGAAGGCGGCGAAGCCCATCCTCATCACGCTCCTCGTGATAATCGCCCCCTGGATCCTGTTCGCGGTGCCCATTCTCTCCCTTCCGCTCGGCTTCCCGTGGAACAAGACTGTCATAGGCTACATCGAGCTCTTCGGGAGAAAGTACCCCGTCTACCTCGAGGGGTTTGGGTGGGGGCTCACCTGGCCTCTCCGCATAGCTGTAGCTATCGCTTCAGCGCTCCTCTTCTTCCTCACGACGAACCAGGCGAAGCTCGCCGCGACTCTCTTCAAGCTGAAGTTTCCATTCAAGGTGATATACGCGGTTATCGCGACGCTGCAGTTTATCCCACTCCTCGCCGCGGAGGCAGAGACGATAATCCAGGCTCAAACCGCGAGAGGGTTGAGGACCGAGGCGAGCGTGCTTCAGAGGATTAGAAACTACCTCGCCGTGATCATCCCCCTAACCCTCAGCTCGCTGAACAAAGTGCAGGTGAGGGCGATAGCTCTCGAGTCCCGAGGCTTCAGCGCCCCCGTGAGGAAGACTCTCATCTACGAAGCCAGGCTCTCGGCCGCAGACTACCTCTTCCTCGGCGGGATGCTGCTCGCTACGCTTCTGCTCGCTTGGGTTTACGTGAACATCGGGTACTCGCCGATCTCTAAGCTGCCTTGGGTGTGGGCGGGGTGA
- the rbcL gene encoding type III ribulose-bisphosphate carboxylase, with translation MSRDFEPYPEFLKLGYVPDPRSEVVASFRVMPAEGFTAEDVAGGIAAESSTGTWTTLYTWYDKARLETLKGKAYEIRSLGDGSYLLRIAYPVELFEEGNMPGFLASVAGNVFGMRRAKSLRLEDVYLPKSFLEHFKGPLKGLRGVREVFRIWDRPIAGTVPKPKVGYSPEEVGVLAREILAGGLDFVKDDENLTSPSFCRFEERARAIMKAIDAAESETGERKAWLANITADVREMERRLKLVADYGNPYVMVDVVVAGWSSLTYIRDLAEEHGLAIHAHRAMHAAFTRNPAHGISMFTLAKLYRVIGVDQLHVGTPEVGKLEAKTADVVRCARVLRDEVYEPDPEDPFRVEQPFHHVKPALPVSSGGLHPGTLPDVVRVMGRDVVIQVGGGVVGHPDGPRAGAAAVRQALEAVAAGIPLSEYAREHRELARALEKWGFLKPA, from the coding sequence ATGTCTAGGGACTTCGAGCCCTACCCGGAGTTCCTCAAGCTAGGCTACGTCCCCGACCCTCGGAGCGAGGTTGTCGCCTCTTTCAGAGTGATGCCGGCCGAGGGCTTCACCGCTGAGGATGTGGCCGGCGGGATCGCCGCCGAGAGCAGTACGGGAACCTGGACGACGCTCTACACGTGGTACGATAAGGCGAGGCTGGAGACGCTGAAGGGTAAAGCCTACGAGATCAGGAGCCTGGGGGACGGTTCTTACCTTCTGAGAATCGCCTACCCTGTCGAGCTCTTCGAGGAGGGCAACATGCCGGGTTTTCTCGCCTCCGTCGCCGGCAACGTCTTCGGCATGCGGCGCGCGAAAAGCCTCCGCCTCGAGGACGTGTACCTCCCGAAGAGCTTCCTCGAACACTTCAAAGGCCCGCTGAAAGGTCTCCGAGGAGTGCGGGAGGTCTTCCGCATCTGGGATAGGCCTATCGCGGGCACGGTGCCGAAGCCGAAAGTCGGGTACTCGCCGGAGGAGGTGGGCGTGCTCGCGCGCGAGATCCTGGCGGGGGGCCTCGACTTCGTGAAAGACGACGAGAACCTCACCAGCCCCAGCTTCTGCAGGTTCGAGGAAAGGGCGAGAGCCATCATGAAGGCTATCGACGCCGCTGAGAGCGAGACAGGTGAGAGGAAAGCTTGGCTCGCCAACATCACCGCGGATGTCCGCGAGATGGAGCGCAGGCTGAAGCTCGTCGCCGACTACGGCAACCCCTACGTGATGGTAGACGTGGTTGTCGCCGGCTGGTCCTCGCTCACCTACATCAGGGACCTAGCGGAGGAGCACGGCCTCGCAATCCACGCTCACAGAGCGATGCACGCTGCCTTCACGAGAAACCCTGCGCACGGCATCTCGATGTTCACGCTCGCGAAGCTTTACCGCGTCATCGGAGTGGATCAGCTCCACGTGGGGACTCCGGAGGTCGGCAAGCTTGAGGCGAAAACCGCAGACGTCGTGAGGTGCGCGAGAGTCCTGCGGGACGAGGTCTACGAGCCGGACCCCGAAGACCCCTTCAGAGTAGAGCAGCCGTTCCACCACGTTAAGCCAGCGCTCCCGGTCTCCTCGGGCGGTCTCCACCCCGGGACTCTGCCCGATGTTGTCAGGGTGATGGGCCGCGACGTAGTCATACAGGTCGGCGGGGGAGTCGTAGGCCACCCGGACGGCCCTAGAGCGGGTGCCGCGGCGGTGAGGCAGGCTCTCGAAGCAGTAGCGGCGGGCATACCCCTCAGCGAGTACGCGAGGGAGCACAGAGAGCTCGCTAGAGCGCTCGAAAAGTGGGGCTTCCTTAAGCCCGCCTGA
- a CDS encoding alpha/beta hydrolase → MQRRLLAAVLLLVAYALLTVYLELGLGVSRQEGYVESGGAFLRYVEWRPASAPRGVAVLYHGFGGSSEMMGWLGMELARNGFHVLAFDSRGHGKSSSSFNITASTLLSDLDALLTAANLKGEPLVLVGHSMGGAAVQTIASRGVPVEALVVIASRPAAEAPANRSLLVLAGLDEIFPPSAIQQQSLRGWDLLVLPLDDHLSVLYSPAAVNGILEWLLGSYASLVGERLLATIARSATALLLMVVASSLLAAGSPGGTFKASFKRCVLLAVLLAPLAFPAYLLLSRAVPAPVAVYILSVLYTQAAGAAIASRKSLGELTGSSLLMTPRVAASSLAMSAAAYLLLHEALQPFFNVEPSLYRAPLTLLLFLLAFPQAFAFEAFARPSFTGGFAARLAKSIALRAAGFLAAWAAAAIALGPAGFSGYLLVVTMVSLLLLVPIDAAATSWAARGSPLGNALWTSLTVSLLISAVTPIL, encoded by the coding sequence GTGCAGCGCAGGCTGCTAGCAGCAGTGCTCCTGCTGGTCGCGTACGCGCTCCTCACAGTCTACCTCGAGCTAGGTCTAGGCGTCTCGCGGCAGGAGGGCTACGTGGAATCCGGGGGCGCGTTTCTCCGCTACGTTGAGTGGAGGCCAGCCTCCGCTCCTAGGGGCGTTGCAGTCCTGTACCACGGCTTCGGGGGTAGCTCCGAGATGATGGGCTGGCTCGGGATGGAGCTCGCGCGCAACGGCTTTCACGTACTGGCTTTCGACAGCAGAGGGCACGGGAAGAGCTCTTCGAGCTTCAACATCACCGCCTCCACCCTCCTCAGCGACCTCGACGCGCTGCTCACAGCCGCGAACCTCAAGGGGGAGCCGCTGGTCCTGGTGGGCCACAGCATGGGCGGGGCAGCTGTCCAGACGATCGCGAGCAGGGGGGTGCCTGTCGAAGCCCTGGTGGTCATCGCTTCAAGGCCTGCTGCGGAGGCTCCCGCGAACCGCTCCCTGCTAGTTCTCGCAGGGCTAGACGAGATATTCCCACCGTCAGCCATCCAGCAACAGAGCCTGAGAGGCTGGGACTTGCTCGTGCTCCCGCTCGACGACCACCTCTCGGTGCTCTACAGCCCGGCAGCGGTGAACGGGATCCTCGAGTGGCTCCTCGGGAGCTACGCGTCCCTTGTAGGGGAGCGCCTCCTCGCCACTATTGCGCGCAGCGCCACCGCGCTCCTCCTGATGGTAGTGGCTTCCTCTCTACTGGCAGCCGGCAGCCCTGGAGGCACCTTTAAAGCGTCTTTCAAGCGCTGCGTTCTTCTCGCCGTGCTGCTCGCTCCGCTCGCCTTCCCCGCCTACCTGCTCCTCTCGAGAGCGGTTCCGGCGCCGGTTGCTGTATACATCCTCTCGGTGCTGTACACTCAAGCTGCCGGCGCGGCTATCGCTTCGAGGAAGAGCCTCGGAGAGCTTACCGGGAGCTCTCTACTCATGACGCCCAGGGTCGCCGCGTCGAGCCTAGCTATGAGCGCTGCCGCCTACCTGCTCCTCCACGAAGCGCTTCAACCCTTCTTCAACGTGGAGCCCAGCCTCTACCGCGCACCGCTCACCCTCCTCCTCTTCCTCCTAGCTTTCCCGCAGGCGTTTGCCTTCGAAGCCTTCGCGAGGCCAAGCTTCACCGGGGGCTTCGCGGCACGCTTAGCCAAGTCTATAGCTCTACGCGCAGCAGGCTTCCTCGCGGCGTGGGCAGCAGCGGCAATCGCGCTCGGGCCGGCAGGCTTCTCAGGCTACCTCCTAGTGGTCACCATGGTGAGCTTGCTCCTCCTAGTGCCTATAGACGCCGCCGCGACATCGTGGGCTGCTCGGGGCTCGCCTCTCGGGAACGCGCTCTGGACCTCTCTAACCGTGTCGCTCCTCATCTCAGCAGTCACCCCGATCCTGTAG
- a CDS encoding ABC transporter ATP-binding protein yields the protein MEREVIRVEDLWFRYPGSDSWALRGVNLRVSQGEVIAFIGQNGGGKTTLAKNLNGLLKPTRGRVLVEGLDTRTTPTHELVKRVGYVFQNPTHQIFESSVWREVAYGPRNLGLPPDEVERRVRWALSEVGLSGYEDHNPYDLDYGKMKLLTIASVLAMKPNVLVLDEPTTGQDHAGRRTLASLVRKLHGEGFTIIIITHDMKFVSENAGRTVLIANGQVVLDGPTRSVLQAVEVLKENAIKPPQIVQLSLELQRRGFKLDALTLQEAVEQVKKILRG from the coding sequence GTGGAGCGTGAGGTAATTAGGGTTGAAGACCTCTGGTTCAGGTACCCGGGCTCCGACTCGTGGGCGCTCCGGGGAGTGAACCTCAGGGTAAGTCAAGGGGAGGTAATCGCTTTCATCGGGCAGAACGGTGGTGGCAAGACGACTCTAGCGAAGAACCTTAACGGGCTCCTGAAGCCGACGCGGGGGAGAGTTCTCGTGGAGGGCCTCGACACGAGGACGACTCCTACGCACGAGCTCGTGAAGAGGGTTGGCTACGTTTTCCAGAACCCGACGCACCAGATCTTCGAGAGCAGTGTGTGGCGGGAAGTTGCGTACGGACCCCGGAACCTGGGGCTGCCCCCCGACGAGGTGGAGAGAAGGGTTAGGTGGGCTTTAAGCGAGGTAGGCCTCTCGGGCTACGAGGACCACAACCCCTACGACCTAGACTACGGGAAGATGAAGCTCCTCACCATCGCGTCCGTGCTGGCGATGAAGCCTAACGTGCTTGTACTCGACGAGCCAACGACGGGGCAGGACCACGCGGGGCGGCGGACGCTGGCGAGCTTGGTGAGAAAGCTCCACGGCGAGGGATTCACGATCATAATAATCACGCACGATATGAAGTTCGTCTCCGAGAACGCGGGTAGAACGGTTCTCATCGCGAACGGTCAAGTGGTTCTCGACGGCCCCACGCGCTCTGTCTTGCAGGCAGTGGAGGTGCTGAAGGAGAACGCGATAAAGCCGCCGCAGATCGTGCAGCTCTCGCTCGAGCTCCAGAGGAGAGGCTTCAAGCTCGACGCGCTGACTCTGCAGGAGGCTGTGGAGCAGGTAAAGAAGATTCTTCGAGGCTAG
- a CDS encoding transcriptional regulator has translation MNRDQAIGAALMVGSIAGIIIYGWLLTSPYSFFILQLTAFVAVAGVLAILAWIGYTLATTPPPKPIEEIEKEIEEELKKLEEEAKKEGQGCCQESQSAQQAA, from the coding sequence ATGAACAGGGATCAAGCTATTGGAGCAGCGCTGATGGTGGGCTCTATCGCCGGTATAATCATCTACGGCTGGCTTCTCACCTCCCCCTACAGCTTCTTCATACTTCAGCTCACGGCTTTCGTCGCTGTGGCCGGGGTTCTCGCGATACTAGCCTGGATCGGGTACACCCTAGCCACTACCCCGCCCCCGAAGCCCATCGAGGAGATAGAGAAGGAGATCGAGGAAGAGCTGAAGAAGCTGGAGGAGGAGGCGAAGAAGGAGGGGCAGGGGTGCTGCCAGGAGAGCCAGTCCGCGCAGCAAGCTGCGTGA
- a CDS encoding M20/M25/M40 family metallo-hydrolase: MELASKARWVADFLSRLIQVDTTNPPGNETPAAKLVAEELEGLGVEYKLLESAPGRGNVVAWAESREPGPSLLLLSHLDVVPANPEEWKVDPFSGAVKDGFIWGRGALDDKLSVAVFLRVFADLVESGKFKGRLIYAATADEEMGGRMGAGWLVANHPELVRADYVLNEGGGFEVPGRRSLFLVQTAEKGVYWFRLKFKGRPGHASMPRSGVNAVLKASEAARRIAEGSPPVDLKATVKLFLRRTLESRGFPTPLAKLLSTKLLAPLVVEFSGDAAPMIDAMVRNTLAPTVVRGGDKVNIIPSSCELSVDCRLLPGYGEDWVRRHLSALLEGLDYELEFIHRDSATESPVETPLYKAIEAAVASEVPGALTAPYMSTGGTDSRFFRLSFGSAAYGFVPLRSDLPVSEMLRLPHGVDERVSLKNIEFCYRLTSKTLEAFYSPR; the protein is encoded by the coding sequence GTGGAGCTAGCTAGTAAAGCCCGGTGGGTAGCCGACTTCCTCTCACGCTTAATCCAGGTGGATACCACCAACCCTCCCGGGAACGAGACACCAGCTGCGAAGCTCGTGGCTGAAGAGCTCGAGGGCCTCGGGGTCGAGTACAAGCTGCTCGAGAGCGCTCCGGGCAGAGGCAACGTGGTAGCCTGGGCTGAGTCGCGGGAGCCGGGCCCCTCTCTGCTCCTCCTCTCCCATCTCGACGTTGTGCCCGCCAACCCTGAGGAGTGGAAGGTGGACCCGTTCTCGGGGGCCGTCAAGGATGGTTTCATCTGGGGTCGCGGAGCGCTGGACGACAAGCTCTCCGTCGCAGTGTTCCTCAGGGTTTTCGCCGACCTGGTGGAGTCGGGGAAGTTCAAGGGGAGGCTCATCTACGCGGCGACAGCGGACGAGGAGATGGGCGGTAGGATGGGCGCCGGCTGGCTTGTTGCTAACCACCCCGAGCTGGTGAGAGCGGATTACGTGCTCAACGAGGGAGGAGGCTTCGAGGTCCCCGGCAGGAGGAGCCTCTTCCTCGTCCAGACCGCAGAGAAGGGAGTGTACTGGTTTAGGCTGAAGTTCAAGGGGAGGCCTGGGCACGCTTCGATGCCGCGCTCCGGCGTCAACGCTGTGCTGAAGGCGTCGGAGGCTGCGAGGAGGATAGCGGAAGGGAGCCCTCCGGTAGACCTCAAAGCCACGGTGAAGCTTTTCCTCCGGAGAACCCTGGAGTCTAGAGGGTTTCCCACACCGCTCGCGAAGCTGCTCTCCACGAAGCTTCTCGCACCTCTCGTCGTCGAGTTTTCCGGCGATGCGGCACCCATGATTGATGCAATGGTCAGGAATACGCTCGCACCCACGGTTGTGAGGGGAGGGGATAAGGTGAACATCATCCCCTCATCCTGCGAGCTGAGCGTCGACTGCCGCCTCCTGCCCGGCTACGGCGAGGACTGGGTGCGCCGGCACCTTTCAGCTCTCCTAGAGGGGCTCGACTACGAGCTGGAGTTCATCCACAGGGATTCGGCGACCGAGTCGCCGGTCGAGACACCGCTCTACAAGGCTATCGAAGCCGCAGTAGCTTCCGAGGTCCCCGGTGCTCTGACAGCACCCTACATGTCTACCGGTGGCACCGACTCGCGCTTCTTCAGGCTCTCGTTCGGCTCAGCCGCCTACGGCTTCGTCCCGCTGCGCAGCGACCTGCCTGTGAGCGAGATGCTGCGGCTGCCCCACGGTGTCGACGAGCGAGTGTCGCTGAAGAACATCGAGTTCTGCTACCGCTTAACAAGCAAGACGCTCGAAGCCTTCTACTCGCCCCGCTGA
- a CDS encoding ribose 1,5-bisphosphate isomerase, which yields MIPESVARVADDIKAMRVRGASRIAKAAAEALLLAAREYRGGSVEDFSRYMVSVGRLLVSTRPTAVSLPNAVRYVLAALRGGFSSVEEARAAVEKRCEQLVSYIDRAVERIAEIGSGVLRSGDVVLTHCNSVAAVSVLVRAQQKGRAVRVYATETRPKFQGLVTYRMLSEAGVDVTLIPDSAVRSVMREVDKVIVGADAVAANGAVVNKIGTSLIALAASERGVDFYVAAETYKFSPYTVVGELVVIEERSPSEVVEESFIRAHPRLAVRNPSFDVTAPEYITAIITEVGLIPPTAAAIVLEEVYGSGPVSGEPLLWSPEEDAAL from the coding sequence ATGATTCCGGAGAGCGTTGCGAGGGTGGCGGACGACATAAAGGCGATGCGCGTCAGGGGTGCGAGCAGGATCGCGAAAGCTGCAGCGGAGGCGCTCCTGCTCGCGGCCCGGGAGTACCGGGGCGGCTCGGTGGAAGATTTCTCCAGGTACATGGTGAGCGTCGGAAGGCTCCTCGTGTCGACGAGGCCCACCGCTGTCTCTCTGCCGAACGCTGTCCGCTACGTGCTGGCAGCTCTGAGGGGGGGCTTCTCCAGCGTTGAGGAGGCGAGGGCCGCCGTTGAGAAGCGGTGCGAGCAGCTTGTGAGCTACATTGACAGGGCTGTTGAGCGCATAGCTGAGATAGGCAGCGGGGTTCTCCGGAGCGGGGATGTTGTTCTCACTCACTGCAACAGCGTAGCAGCTGTAAGCGTGCTGGTGCGGGCGCAGCAGAAGGGTAGGGCGGTGAGGGTTTACGCTACGGAGACTCGGCCGAAGTTCCAGGGGCTCGTGACGTACAGGATGCTGAGCGAAGCGGGCGTGGACGTGACCTTGATCCCCGACTCGGCTGTCAGGAGCGTGATGAGGGAAGTGGACAAGGTGATCGTGGGCGCCGACGCTGTGGCTGCGAACGGCGCTGTCGTCAACAAGATAGGGACCAGCCTGATCGCTCTCGCCGCCTCGGAGAGGGGGGTGGACTTCTACGTGGCTGCTGAAACCTACAAGTTCAGCCCCTACACCGTGGTGGGGGAGCTCGTCGTGATCGAGGAGAGGAGCCCTTCGGAGGTTGTCGAGGAGAGCTTTATCAGAGCTCACCCGCGGCTAGCGGTGAGGAACCCCTCCTTCGACGTGACAGCCCCCGAGTACATTACCGCGATCATAACCGAAGTGGGGTTGATACCGCCGACTGCAGCCGCGATAGTTCTCGAAGAGGTTTACGGGAGCGGGCCCGTGAGCGGCGAGCCCCTCCTTTGGAGCCCGGAGGAGGATGCTGCTCTCTGA